TTCAACTGCCTGACAGCCTGTGCCGCCAGTAGCCAGGCCATTGGCGAGGCGACAGAAATCATCCGCCGTGGCGATGCCGATGTGATGCTCTCGGGTGGCGCCCATAGCATGATTCATCCGTTTGGCGTTACCGGATTCAATTTGCTCACCGCCCTTTCCACCAGTAACGATGCGCCGGAAAAGGCCTCGCGCCCCTTCGACCGTCTGCGCGATGGTTTCGTGCTTGGTGAAGGTGGGGCAATGGTGGTGCTCGAGGACCTGGAGCATGCGAAGCGTCGCGGGGCACCGATTCTCGGTGAGATTCTGGGTTACGGAACCACTGCCGACGCCTATCGCATCACCGACATTCACCCTGAAGGTCGCGGCGCGATCGCTTGCATGAAGATGGCGATCAACGATGCCAAGCTCAATCCTTCCGACATCGGCTATGTGAATGCTCACGGCACCAGTACCAGCGTGAACGATCGGGTGGAGTCGCTCGCCTGCAAAACGGTCTTCGCGGAACGAGCGATGCAAACTCCGGTTTCGAGCACCAAGAGCATGATGGGGCATCTCATCGCTGCAGCTGGTGTCACCGAGTTGATCGTCTGTCTGTTGGCGATTCGGGATGGCGTGTTGCCGCCGACCATCAACTATGAAAATCCCGATCCCGATTGCGACCTCGACTACATCCCCAACGTCGCTCGCGAAGCGAAGCTCGATGTCGCCCTGAGCAACAGCTTTGGCTTCGGTGGTCAGAACATTTCGCTCGTCGCTGGCCGCTTCAAGGGTTAGAGCAAGTTACACGCTGTAGCTTGTGGACCTTGCCGCCGAATTTTTAGCCCCAGCTGATCGAATTGCTCGGGCTTAACGTCGGGCAAAGCATCGAGCACCTCTTGCCAAGTGCTCGACGACTGAAGAGCCGAGAGAACGGACTCGAGCGGTTCGGCGAAGATGTTCTCGAAGTCGTATTCTTCGCGGCTTTGGAGCGGAAAAGCGAGTCTCTCAACTGGTGGATCGAACTGGGCCTCGACCCCCGGCTTATTCCCCCGAGGATCGACCCGATACCAGCCGAAAGCCTCGAGCCAGATCGCCGCATAGCCGTGCAGGCAATAGGGTCCGCCGTGGTCGTTCACGCTGAGACGCTGGTAGCAAAAGCCAGCGGGAATGCCGCAAGCACGCAGCAGCGCGACGAGCAAGTGGCTCTTGGCGTAGCAATAGCCGGTGCGATGCTGAAGAACCTGCGATGCGCGGCAAGTCGCTGGATTGGCCTGGAAATCGCGGCTGTGGCGAATTTCATCGCGCACCCACTCGAAGCAGCGCCGAGAAGTTGCAACTTCGTCGCCAGCAACCTGCAGCGAGCGAGCAAGTTGCACGATATCCGGGTGATCCACGTCGATCACCCGCGATTGCTTCAGATAGGGCTCGCGGTCATTCATCCCCGCTGTTCCTACAGCTGAAGCCCGAGATGGAACCTGCGCGAGAGGTGCAAAAGACCTGGGATTCCGCTTAGGAATTCGCAACGATGATCACCGTGACGATCGCCATGACGAGGCCGACCGAGACGATGAAGATCAATTCCCCGGTCACACTCCGCCACGCCTTACTATCGTCGGACATCAGTTCAGCCCGTTCGTCGGGACCGATCTGCTGGTGCCATTCAGGTTCGTGTTCGGCGGAGTGTTTAGCGGCCATCGGACGTTCATCCTGCTTGCAAAATGGGGCGTGGGGTTAGGTCACGCTTGCCATCGGACCAGGAGGCCGGCTGGCTACAGCGTGGGACTATCGAGGTAAGCCTCAAAACTTACCCCGAAACCGCTCTCGAGAACAGCACGTTCGGCTTGCTCATGCTGATGGAGATCGGCTGCAAATTGTCGAAACTCTTGCCCGATTTGTCGAGCCGCCTCAGGTGTGGCAGCGCGCTCGTCGGCTAGTTTCGCAATGATACCATCGAGTTGCCTTAGAAGGCCAGGATGTTCGTGAAGTGCGCGATCAGCATCCCGCCCAACCAGCGGATTCTGCGCAATCGCTTCCTCCATGCATCCCCCCTCTTCTTCCTGGACAAAGTGATGGGCCAGTTCCACCCTCAGCTGCGAAACACGCTCGAGCATCGGCTCGCGCCAGTTGCCCGAGGTGGTCTCTTCCCAGTTGGGCATCAGTGCCACAATTTGGCGGAGCAACTTATCGAGCCGCTTGTGCTCGGCCGTCACATGGGTGAGATAGGTGCGGCAAACTTCAAAATCTTTCATGACAGGAACCCTCCACGCAAAAGTCGAGGTATGCCACTGCCGACGATGCCCAACGAACTGTCCACCGAAGAGCAGTGGGAGTAATTCTCGCGCGATGTGATCTCCTAGAGAGGTCACCAATCACTATTTCACGAGCGATGAAGGTTCAGCAGTCATCGCTCCGTAGTTAGTCACAATCGAATCACGATCAAGTAATGATCGACAAACAATTCACTTAATTCAGTACAGCGGAATCTAATTAGAAGACTTTAAGTCTCGCCGCATTAGATTGTGCTGGGTTGAGGATTCGTGAGGGGCGGAGATGCAGGGGCATTCTCTTTGACGGTTTGTGTCACTGGTGTCTTAATGGTGAGGACGGGGCACTTGGCTAGTCGCACTACCGCTTCCGCCACACTACCCATGAGGAGCCGCGAAAATCCGCTACGACCATGCGTGGGCATCACGATCAAATCGCAGGCATCTTCTTCCGCTACACGGACAATGGCTCCGGCAGGATCGCCGATGGCAAGTCGATGAATGCAAGGTATCGCAGGATCGGTAGGGAGGACTTCGCCGAGCTTGCGCCAGAGCAGCGAACGATCGACAGAATCGAGACCGAAATACATGTCGGCACCATAAGCAATCGGCGGCTCTTCCACATGCACGATCACAAGCGTGGCCTTCGAGTCGCGAGCGAGCGACGAAGCGAACGCGAGTGCAGCAGACCCTTGCTCAGAGAAGTCGGTGGGGAACAGAATTTTGCGAACGTTCATGGCTGGGACTCCTTCATTCGCGAGTGGTGCTTGCCATCTTTGTGCCGCACGAATGGGAGAAGTTGCGGCAGAAGATTGGTGGCACTCACTGGACTCGCTTGTCTTGGTCTTCTTGTCGTGCCCATTACCACACAATGCAATCAGAATGCCACGGGGGATCATAAAGCAAGTGATTTTGAGCAGAACCGATCGTAAATCGGGATTGATAGCAGCCAGCTGCAAGTTAGCGATGATTTGTTCAAACAACCGGCGAGTGCACTACTTGTGTCGTTTTCACGTCGTCGATGTTCGTGAAAATCCTCACGATTACTGGTGCCAGAATTGAATCGCCAAAAAGCATTTTGAAGTCGACCACTGGTCTCGAAGAGCTGTTTTGAGACGCGCACAAGTGCGCACAAACGCGCGCTTATTTGCCGAATAGCGCGCGGTGTGTCACACTCTATCTGTGCGAAATGACGCCAAAACCGCAGAAAAGGGGCGACTTTGCCCGTAAACGCCCCCCGAGCGGCCTGTTTGCAGCAACGGCACGGCCTTTGCTTCCTTTTGAGAGGTGCACACTTCTCCTCAGAACGCGATCCAGCCCGGCTGCGCTCTGGGTAGCGAGTTCGCTTTCGGCGATGTGCAAGGGCCAGTTCGAGTTCTCCAATCTTTCAAGATGCTAGTCCCATGGCTGACTACACCCATATCGATCTGCTTGTGGTGGACGACGACCAAGAGTTTCGCGAAACGGTCGTCAAGCGACTCTCGCGGAGTGGCTTTCGTCTTCAAGACGCACCGACCGCCGAAGCGGCTCTCGAACTCGCAGAGCGACGTGATTTCGACGTCGCTGTGTTCGACATGCAAATGCCTGGCATGTCGGGACTCGATCTGCTCGCCGCGTTCAAGACCAAGCATCCCGATTGCGAAGTGATTTTGCTGACCGGACAGGGCTCGATCGAGTCGGCTGTCGAAGCGATGCGCATGGGAGCTTTCGATTATCTAACGAAGCCCTTTCCGCTCCGTGATCTCGAAGTGCGGATCGAAAAGGCCTATGACCGCCATCTGCTTCGCAAAGAGAATCAGCAGCTGAAAACGATTCTCGCTCGTTCGGCCCCGGGCTCGACGATGATTGGCAAATCGGTCGCGATGCAAGAGTTGCAGCGTCTGATTCAGCGTGCCGGTCCCAGCGAAAAAGCAATTTTGATTCAAGGGGAAAGCGGCACGGGTAAAGAGCTCGTCGCTCGCGCGCTGCATGCGGCCAGTTCACGCGCCGATCGTCCGATGGTGGTGATCAACTGCGCTGCTCTTCCCGAACCGCTGCTCGAGAGCGAACTGTTTGGCCACGAAAAAGGGGCTTTCACCGGCGCTGTTGCCGCTAAGCCGGGGCTCTTTGAAGTGGCTGATGGCAGCACGCTGTTCATCGACGAAATCGGCGAAATGCCTGGCAGCTTGCAGGCCAAACTATTGCGAGTGCTAGAAGACGGATCGCTCCGTCGCATCGGCTCGCTGCAAGAGCGACGCGTGAATGTGCGGATCCTCGCTGCCACCAATCGCAGCATGCAGGATGAAGTGACCGCCGGCAATTTCCGCGAAGATCTCTACTACCGCATCAACGTGATGTCGCTCGAGTTGCCGCCGCTGCGGAGCCGCACTGCCGACATTCCGCTGCTGGTCGAGCACTTCCTCGGAAAAGATTGGCGCATCGAACCCACTGCGCTTTCGGCCCTCGAGCAGTACGCTTGGCCGGGCAATGTCCGTCAGTTGATCAATGCCATCGAGCGGGCGAAAATCATGGCCGATGGGCGGACCATTCGCGCCAACGATTTGCCGACCGAAGTGCTGCACGCGCTGCCGCAAATCGAACTTCCACCTTCGCTCGACGACATCGATGATCTGTCGGCCATTCAGCGCCAAAAAATCGTGGAAGTGCTGAAGCGCGAAAAGGGAAACAAATCGCGAGCTGCTCGCATGCTCGGAATCGATCGACGCAAGCTCTATCGGCTGCTCGAAAAATTCACGATCGAAACGGGCGAAACGCAGCTGGGGCGTCCGCCCGTCGAAAAACATAACGGGGCCGCAAGCCTTGCTCCCAGTGGAGGTGGCGAGGTTCCCGCTGTCCAAGCGAGCTCGAACTGCTGAGCACGAACAACTCGCCCAACTTGCTCGTCGTCAACTTTCCGTAAATTCCGCTGAATCTCGTAAGTGAGGCAAGATAACACACTTATTTCTTGCTATTCTCATGGGCCCGTATGTCGACTCATTCCGACCCGCACTGGCAATGCCAGCATGGCCCCTTATGCCTCGTAGCCGAATTCATTCCCGCTATCGCGATTTGAAGCGATATGTGGGGTTTACCGATGAAGATGCTGAGCGGATTAGCGCAGCACGGCCGACGCTTGCCTTGCATATTCCCGCACTCGTAGCCGATTTCTACGCCGAGCTTCAGCGTCATCCCGACGCAGTGAAGGTGATCACCGGTGGGCCTCAGCAGGTGGCCCGTTTGCAGAAAACGCTCCACAACTGGATCGAGCAATTCCTAACCGGACCCTACGACAATCATTACGTCGATGCTCGTGTGAACGTTGGGCTGCGGCATGTCGAAATCGGACTCGATCAGGTCTATGCCGCTGTTGCTGTCGCGCGACTTCGCTCGGGAATGATTGCCGCGATCAGCAGCGATGCCAAACTTTCGCCGGCACAACTTTCTCTGACGGTGCAGTCGATCAATAAGCTGCTCGATCTCGATCTCGCGATCATCTCCGATGTCTATGAAGCCGAGTATGTGCGGCGGATGCAGGAAGCCGAACGCGAGCGGATGCAACTGCTGCTGCATCGCGAAAAGGAGTTCTCCGAGGGGCTGCTCGCGCATGCACCCGCTGCGGTGTTGGTGCTTGATCTCGAGGGAGTGATTCAGCGGTTCAATCCGTTTTTCGAAACGCTTGTTGGTCGCTCGCTCGATCTGCTCCAAGGGAGCGACTTTATCGACGCCTGTCTGATGCCCGAAGCTCGCAAACGAGCACGACAGGAACTACTCGCCGAGTCGCTCGACGAAGTGGTCAGGCAGGCCACCTTTGCTCTCGAGCATCCCACTGGCAAGCTTTATGAAGTTCGCTTTTCACGCGCCACCCTGCGCGATCCAGCAGGCAAGCCGTATGCCATTCTGCTGCTGGGACACGACGTAACCGACCTGAACATGGCCCAGCGCCGCGCGCTAGAAGCGGAGCGTTTGGCGGCCATCGGCCAGATGTCGGCTGGTCTCGCACACGAGGCTCGCAACGCGCTGCAGCGAATTCAGGCCTTCTGCGAACTGCTGGAACTCGAAGTCGAATCCAATGCCAGCGCCGTCGAGCTTGTTCGCCGTATTCAAAATGCCCAAGGGCACATGCATCGGCTGTTCGACGAAGTGCGGGGCTATGCCGCACCGGTAAATCTCGACTGCGCCACCTGCCATCCGAGTGAAGTGTGGCGAGAGGCGTGGGAACTTTTGCAGCCGCAGCGTTCCGGTCGCTCAGCGCAGCTGATTGAGGCCCCTGAAGGTAGCGCCACTCCCTGGTTTGTCGACCGTTTTCGGATGGTGCAGGTCTTTCGAAACTTGCTCGAGAATTCCCTCGCCGCTTGCGAAGATCCCGTGCAAGTCACCATCAGCTGCACCGACACCCTTTGGCACGACGAGCCCGCCCTTCGCATCAGTGTGCTCGATAACGGCCCGGGGCTATCGGCCGAGCAGAAGAAGCGAATCTTCGAACCGTTCTACACCACGAAGACCCGTGGCACAGGGCTCGGCATGGCCATTGCCACTCGCCTTGTCGAAGCGCACGGAGGGGTGATCGAAGTCGAGAATCGTCCCCTGGGATCGGGCGCTGAAATCGTGGTCACGGTGCCGCTCCATCCAGGACAAGCGATGTACTAAAGTCCCCCGGCAAGCTGGCGTCGCTGGCAGCCGAGCAAAGACTTCTGTCCGACTGTTCACTATGCTGCGCCGATTTGCTACATTCAATTTCCATGGTGATGGAGCATTTCACGCCACTGGTGCGCCAGTGGTTCACAGCGCGATTCGGTCAGCCTAGCGATCCGCAAACGCATGGATGGCCCGCTATTGCTGCGGGACGTCACACGCTCGTCGCTGCCCCCACCGGCTCCGGAAAAACACTCGCCGCGTTTTTGGTTTGCCTCGATAAGCTGGTCCGAGCTTGGCAAGACGGCACGCTCGGCCAGTCGACGCAGGTCGTCTACCTCTCGCCTCTCAAGGCGCTCAGCAACGATATCGAGCGGAACCTGCAGCAGCCCCTCGCGGAACTCAGTGAACTGGCGAAGCAGCAAGGGCTCGGTGAACTCCCGATTCGTGTCGCCGTGCGAACCGGCGATACCACGCAGTCCGACCGCCAGTCGATGCTGAAGCATCCTCCCCACATTCTGGTCACCACTCCCGAGTCGCTCTATCTCCTGCTGACCTCAGTGAAAGGTCGCG
This window of the Pirellula staleyi DSM 6068 genome carries:
- a CDS encoding beta-ketoacyl-[acyl-carrier-protein] synthase family protein, giving the protein MRRRVVITGVGCVNPLGHDVETMWSALRESKSGVGYTSIFDASKFPTRISAEVKNWDIAQEGEDSATWAKRGRHTRFACGAAKQAVRASGLLDDKSLDPVRFGVYLGCGEGSQDFLSFATMMTSALTPDGLDLEKFTKTGMELLDPWAEMEQEPNMPSGYVAGMFGAQGPNFNCLTACAASSQAIGEATEIIRRGDADVMLSGGAHSMIHPFGVTGFNLLTALSTSNDAPEKASRPFDRLRDGFVLGEGGAMVVLEDLEHAKRRGAPILGEILGYGTTADAYRITDIHPEGRGAIACMKMAINDAKLNPSDIGYVNAHGTSTSVNDRVESLACKTVFAERAMQTPVSSTKSMMGHLIAAAGVTELIVCLLAIRDGVLPPTINYENPDPDCDLDYIPNVAREAKLDVALSNSFGFGGQNISLVAGRFKG
- a CDS encoding transglutaminase family protein — translated: MNDREPYLKQSRVIDVDHPDIVQLARSLQVAGDEVATSRRCFEWVRDEIRHSRDFQANPATCRASQVLQHRTGYCYAKSHLLVALLRACGIPAGFCYQRLSVNDHGGPYCLHGYAAIWLEAFGWYRVDPRGNKPGVEAQFDPPVERLAFPLQSREEYDFENIFAEPLESVLSALQSSSTWQEVLDALPDVKPEQFDQLGLKIRRQGPQATACNLL
- a CDS encoding hemerythrin domain-containing protein — translated: MKDFEVCRTYLTHVTAEHKRLDKLLRQIVALMPNWEETTSGNWREPMLERVSQLRVELAHHFVQEEEGGCMEEAIAQNPLVGRDADRALHEHPGLLRQLDGIIAKLADERAATPEAARQIGQEFRQFAADLHQHEQAERAVLESGFGVSFEAYLDSPTL
- a CDS encoding universal stress protein, yielding MNVRKILFPTDFSEQGSAALAFASSLARDSKATLVIVHVEEPPIAYGADMYFGLDSVDRSLLWRKLGEVLPTDPAIPCIHRLAIGDPAGAIVRVAEEDACDLIVMPTHGRSGFSRLLMGSVAEAVVRLAKCPVLTIKTPVTQTVKENAPASPPLTNPQPSTI
- a CDS encoding sigma-54 dependent transcriptional regulator — encoded protein: MADYTHIDLLVVDDDQEFRETVVKRLSRSGFRLQDAPTAEAALELAERRDFDVAVFDMQMPGMSGLDLLAAFKTKHPDCEVILLTGQGSIESAVEAMRMGAFDYLTKPFPLRDLEVRIEKAYDRHLLRKENQQLKTILARSAPGSTMIGKSVAMQELQRLIQRAGPSEKAILIQGESGTGKELVARALHAASSRADRPMVVINCAALPEPLLESELFGHEKGAFTGAVAAKPGLFEVADGSTLFIDEIGEMPGSLQAKLLRVLEDGSLRRIGSLQERRVNVRILAATNRSMQDEVTAGNFREDLYYRINVMSLELPPLRSRTADIPLLVEHFLGKDWRIEPTALSALEQYAWPGNVRQLINAIERAKIMADGRTIRANDLPTEVLHALPQIELPPSLDDIDDLSAIQRQKIVEVLKREKGNKSRAARMLGIDRRKLYRLLEKFTIETGETQLGRPPVEKHNGAASLAPSGGGEVPAVQASSNC
- a CDS encoding protoglobin domain-containing protein, which codes for MPRSRIHSRYRDLKRYVGFTDEDAERISAARPTLALHIPALVADFYAELQRHPDAVKVITGGPQQVARLQKTLHNWIEQFLTGPYDNHYVDARVNVGLRHVEIGLDQVYAAVAVARLRSGMIAAISSDAKLSPAQLSLTVQSINKLLDLDLAIISDVYEAEYVRRMQEAERERMQLLLHREKEFSEGLLAHAPAAVLVLDLEGVIQRFNPFFETLVGRSLDLLQGSDFIDACLMPEARKRARQELLAESLDEVVRQATFALEHPTGKLYEVRFSRATLRDPAGKPYAILLLGHDVTDLNMAQRRALEAERLAAIGQMSAGLAHEARNALQRIQAFCELLELEVESNASAVELVRRIQNAQGHMHRLFDEVRGYAAPVNLDCATCHPSEVWREAWELLQPQRSGRSAQLIEAPEGSATPWFVDRFRMVQVFRNLLENSLAACEDPVQVTISCTDTLWHDEPALRISVLDNGPGLSAEQKKRIFEPFYTTKTRGTGLGMAIATRLVEAHGGVIEVENRPLGSGAEIVVTVPLHPGQAMY